TAATTTGTTCATGCTGAGAAGCCATACAAGTTTGGATCGATGACTATATCATTCTCAACAAGTATTTGGCTTCCTGAAAATTTAGAAACAGGCAACATTCATTTTGTTGTCAAAACTGAGAAAGGGTGTTGTGAGGAGATTGTAGTTGGCATAATATTGTAACGCACTGTTAGTAAAAAGGTGTATTTAACTTTCATTATATGATTCCAACTAAGGAACATTTTGCTGTATCAAGCAAAATGTAGAACTTACAGATTGCAGACTACTATTTCATGTCGGTATGtagggaaagaaccaacaCCATTTAAGAGTATATGACAATTATTCTATTGTACATCAAgatctattattttttaatggaagTAGATTCTATGAGTTATAACTTCTTGAATGTCGAGTGCTTATTTCATGATACATATTTCGTATCTGTTGGATGATTTAGATCGACCAGCAAGCTGCTGACTCactcaaaaaaaatgaaaaagagacGATAGATGATCCATTGGTTGTTGAAACTTCATCAAAATCTCCTGAAACTAAATCACTGATAAAGGACCAGCTGAAGAAGAAAAGCCCAGAAAATGTGCTTAGCCCAAGTATTTCTCCCAGTCACAATCGTGATTTAAGTGCATTTAGTAGAAGTAACAGTGATGTTAACAAGAATGTTGAAGCTGAGAGGTCACCGAACTTGAATTCAAAGCCAAACTTGAGTCCAGGACTAACTGATAGTGATTGGACAGAGTTACTCAGTGTGCCAGATAAAAGGCCTGTATCTGGTGCAGGAGTTACATCACAAGGTAGTAATCGGGTACCGGTAACTCGGGCccttaagaaaaatgggaaaaaggCAGGCAATTCTGGGAAAGGACTAAATCTGTCTGTGGTAGACGGCAGGACTGAAAAGGTTGGAAATAATGAAGTTTTGAAgagatcaagaaaatcaaatgtTGGGTCAGAGAGTAACACTAGTGCTGATACCAATGAGAAGACGAGCATTGTTGGGGATGCAACTCCAAGAACCATAAGCTTTCAGTCCGTAAGCAGTGGAGGTGAATCCAACGAAAGAAACGATATGCTGACACCTATGTTTGGCACAACAAAATCAGGAACACTGGAGGGGGTGAATGATACTGTAGATGTAGAGAAGCTGATTTTGTTAAATGATAATGATCCCTCTTCCCAGATGACGTCGGTTTCCCTGGACAAGAAATCGGATATGGAGGTGGAACTGAATGATAGTGATAGGCCTGAAACCGCAATTAGTGGGACTATTAGTTCAAAAATTGGTCCCAGGGGTTCTAGTTCTAAAAAGAAGGTGTTACCATTACCAAGTGAGGTAGACTCTAATTCTGAGACAGATACATCATCATCAGATtcagagagtgagagagaaagggaagaaagaagaaagagaaagcaACAGATTCTGGCCGAGAAAGCAGCTGCAAAAGCAATCGAGGCAATTAAAGAACGAGAGAACATGGTTGCTAGGTTAGAGGGGGAGAAACAGAGTTTGGAGAAAATGTTTGAAGAGCGAGCAATACAACAAGTGCAGGAGGTACTTTGAAAGATTCCTACTTTTATTACTTGATTGGACTAGTCCTTTCCTTTTGTTGTTGTCAGACTTCTGTTGTGTACTTTTCTAGAAACTAATGCTGCTTTCTTTGTGAACAgatatccttcttctccatacACAATAGTTTGCACAAATTCTTGTTCATGCTCTTCTCTCTGTGAAGTAGTATGAATATAATGTATAGGCTAATTGATGTAGTGAACTATGTTGCTATGAGTCTGAGATCATTGTACCAGAGCCcacaatattcataaataagCTTTTGTATAATGTGGACTTGTTTGTTagatattatcatattatgaATATCGTAACTTTGCTCAGGTGCatatatccatttttcttattgGAATAGAAGCTACTATTTTCAGTCTCATTTTGTTGACTCGACATGTCTTCCTGGATCGTTCGTAGTCTGCTTTATGACATATTACATAGATTATCAATTATCAATAACTCAGCTGGACACCTTCatcattttagttttaaaagcTACTCAAGTGATATTGATGAATATTTGCTTACCTTATTAATCAGTTTTACTGATTTTGTTGAGTGACTTTATCTTGTTTAACTAGGAAAATTTCTGCTGTCCATGAAGGGCTATTTCACTATTGTTTGTGGTGTTGCCGTGTTGGTGACTTGGTTCTAAGTTCTAACATCCCTTGGTTAATTTTCGAGTTTGCTCAGTTGACCTCAGCCCCTTCAAGatgttttctttaataattttctAGGCAATGATAGCGATTACTGATTTATGTTACTCCTTTATAGTTTCAATGGCTTTCTTGAATGCTACTTATCTTGAAACTTGATAGTAGGTgataaaaatgcaaaactgCAGATCATCTGATGTCTATTTTCAGacaattaaactttttaatcATGATATGTGATGCTCACTCTGCCCTTGGAATGTTAAAGCCTGAATTGCCTGCTTGGGGAGActgctaaaaaaataaatactatctACCTTACGCATAAACAAATACATCTATTTTCAGTACAGTGCAAATGATTCTATTAACTTATTGTATTGTAGAAAAGTTCACCGTCAACATAATGGTCTTTTAGTATATGCTTACGGAACATTCTTCAgtaaatttgtattattaGCTATGTCTTTTCAGTCTTGTGTATGTGTaatatgttattttcttttcgaagaggatatttttttgtttttagcatTGTAAGAATCTCTTCATATGAATGCAAGTAGTAAATAGTTGAACCTTTTCAGGCTTCAGAATTACAGACTACAATGATGGAGACCATGGATGCAGTTGAGCTAGAGAAGCAGAAGCATAATAATACTCGTATGGAGGCCCTTGCACGATTAGCAAAACTTGAGGTGTTGTAATCTTACAAAAATGTACTTTGAACTTACTCTTATGGTGGTAAAGCATGGTCAGTATGCACATATATCTGCACATATGATGTGTTTGGCCGTCATACTGTCATTGTCTTTACTGAAAATATTAGTGTGTATTATTAGGTTTTTGCTTTTGTAGTAACTTTCTCTTTTGCTTGAGATTATTAAATTAGTGTGCATGTAAACATGTCATTCACATTAAGCACTTTCCTCCCAGTTTCTCTTATCTGGCATGGGAGGAGGCTGCATTGACAGTGGTTGGTTGGGGGTGGCCTGATAACCATTGTCTAATATTCTTATATGGGACTTATTTCTGGATTTCCATAGTTTCCTGCTTAAATTTCTGTTTATGATGATCTAAGTTTTATATTGCATTTGTTTTGCAGAGTCTAAATGCTGATCTTGCAAGATCTTTTGCTAATGTACAAAAAAGTCTTGAAGTAGAGGTATTTAACGCCTTTCAGTGTGATCATTTATTCTGGCTAGaataattttagtttcttGCCAACTTGCATTTATttgtattctttatttttctgtatGTAAAAGTGTCTTGAAGACATTTAATTCATCAATATCTTGAGAAATTAAAGATACTGTGCTGGACCAGTAAAGTATCTCCAATGCTATATGGATGATAAATTTAGCCAATATGTATGCATCTTGCACTTGATGGAGTTTTGTACTGAATTTCTTGTATCTATATGTGCTGGAGTAGGCTGATCGTATAGCTGAACTTCGTCACCAAATTCAGGTGAAAGAGTCTACTCTCGAAGGTGCATTGTTGGACCCAGAGCTCTCTTTTAGTTATATTGTCCCGTATCTGCAAATTCTTATGCTTGTTCCTGATCCGTGTGCTAACCTAATCATAGTCTAGGACAGTTATTGAATTTTTGGCTGTGATGTCTTTCAGCCCCATAAAGCCCATATCCcatttcttcaagatttctatttttttcctccTAACATAATTGTCTTTATGTTGTTTTTGACATAAGTCATAACAAAACACTATCtaaacttttcttttctctttgtaGATTTGAGAAGAGAAATATCAAATACACACCAAAATGGTGATGCCGTGAGTATCCCTGCATTTTCTGCAATATATAGACAGCAAGCTGTCTTCTAATTTAGTTTTATGCCTATGATGTTGCAGCTAAGAGCTTCAAAAGGTGCTGAGTTTGAAATGGAGATGCTTGAGGCAGAATATTCTTTCGTAACTGACAAAGTAGCAAGAATGCAAACTCAGGTATTTTTtgcaacaagaaaataaagggCAAGCCTGACATAGTTTTTTCTGAAATTCTTCTAGAAAGCACCTTTCTAgaatttttttaccaaaattcTGCCATCGGTAATGCTAAGATACAGGTTTGACAGACGTCTGTGATTTACATTTGCTGCTTATGCAAAGTACTTGTCTATAAGATGAGTATTTCCATCTTGAGTTGATACCAATAATCTTATCATATATATACAGGCCAAGACTCTGGAAATAAGCATTGAAACAAccagaagagaaatagaagaTCCTTCTGAAGTTGAAATTGAGCTCAAGCGAAGGCTTAGTCAGTTGACAGATCATTTGATTCAAAAGCAAGCTCAGGTTATTGCCTCAAACTTCATAAGCTGTTCGATTGGCagtatgattttgatttgcaCGAATGCCATCTATCCGTCTGATTACATTTTTGGCGATTTATGCTGCTGACTGGATAAATGTTACCTCTATCAGGTGGAAACACTATCTTCAGAGAAGGCTATGCTACTTCTTAGGATCGAGGTAATACTACTCATCCTCAATCTAAAAACTGCATCCTGATGAACTTTCATAGCGTCTCTGAATCCTCGGATCAAACACTACAGGCCGTATCAAAATTGTTGGACGAGCAAGGGCCAGCTGATTTCCCGAGCACCTCATCTAGGGATGAACTGGACCAAGGTACATGGCACTTATCCAACTCAAAGTTCAGGTCCTTATTGAAAGGGAGAATGCAATCTGGTCAACATCAGTTTGGGTCGTTGGTTCGACAACTGGACTCACTGTTTTGCACCGGTGCTGTGTTCCTTCGAAGAAATTCAACAGCCAGAGCTTGGTCCCTTGTATACTTGGCGTGCCTCCATCTCTGGGTTGTATACATACTGATGTCGCATGCTCCGGTCACGGACGACTCTAGATCCGGTGCCGTCATCTCACTGGAGAATATTAACAACACTGGAGGAGGTGTCTGAATAATTGTGTACTTttgcattaatattttttatcagAAGGGATCTTGTGTATAGTTAAATGGATTTTCCCCCGACTTGATACACATTAATGTACAGAATAGAACATGTCGAGTCATTGCACCAAGGTATAGTTCTAGTGGTCACTGGGTGATGCATGGGgaggatttaaaaaattgttacttatatttttttgactGTCATGTATTTTTGAAACGAATGCAGTATGCATTAATTTGTTCGCTATTAATtattatctcatttcatttttactatgtATATTAACTATTAACTATTAACTATTAAGTAGGTCTCATATCCTATTAATTcattactataataaaattatatagaatataattatttctctCATTAACGTGGAATCcgatcaaatttcatcatgtTTATATTCCAGCAATGGAccaatttagtttttttttttttttttttttttttgcattatcTTTCACTAGATATAATCTGAAACAAATATTACACGAGTGAACTAATTAGGACGACTTGGAACTGGAACTTCATTTCGCCTTGGAGGATATTCGATTGTCGAAAACTGTTAAAAAGGCTTCACTTAGCCCAATGCAATTTGAAACTAGATCTATCACGTAAAAAGATCAAGACTCATAATCAGACACTAATCTATGTGACCTATCCTAATGTAAAATTTACCGAATGCGCCCATCATTTATAACactaaaatttatcaaatttcaccAAACTGAACGTAGATGATTATCTTCAGACCCCAATAATTTGATACTTTTCTGACGTGGGATAATTTCACTCATTTCTACATATTATATACTAGCATTCATAGATGTTACACGAAATTTTGTAGCTTgactaatttcattttcaaatccAAACGTACCCCTAATTAAATATGCGCATTGGTctttatcaacacaaattcTACTTCTAACCACTCAGGACCGATTGATTcgttgaagaaaaaaaaatctctaatCATTCAAACATGattcacaaaaatagtcttcaatcatcaaaaatttatagtttttcaaTGTATATCATCTACTCTTTTTTACAATtctacaaattaaatcataccATAATCCAACAACTTCGGAAATTTTGAGTACTGAAAAAATAGGTGTGTCACACAGTCATCCTTGAAAGGGGCTAAAAATCACAAACCTGATCCTAACATAGAGTCAAGATATAGTAAATGCTTAACTGATCTTCTGCACGTACGACTCCGGCTGACTTCTACTCCTTACACAGGCAAAAGAGAAGTACATCAAAGGCCTAGTAGATTAGTTTGCTTTTCAAGTGCAAAGCAACAACAAGAAGAGGCAAACACTATACTTTCTACATTTTCCCTAACATTATAAACCTATCTGGTTCTATAGGTGTCTAATTATAAGCTGTAGACTAGTCTCACCAGGTCTCTTGGGGTAAACCACGACTATAGAGAGGAAACTCGAATAGAAACGTGGTTTTGAACCATTGCGGAATACTTCCATACAGCGCAGGAGGAAGCAAGATGAGAGGGCTgagacaaaaagaaaaaatttgagATGCCTCACttgaaaggaataaaacagTATAAATGGGAGAAAGTGTTCAACACTGCAACCAACCTCGTCGTTCTCTTATAGTGCCTATATGCAGAAACATTGCCATACTTCTTGTCGGCCGATTCCTGTATGCATAAAGATATGTTTTGAGTCAGTAGATATTGATAATTCGGATCAATGTTGAGGACAATGGATTGAGTAAATGAAGCAACCTCGAGCAGTGGTATGCCACTGACAAAAAGAAGCAGTAACGTGAGGAATATTGGACCAAGGATGACGAGCCATTCTGCATTTTTTAGTACAGGCGTTGCAGCCACGAAGATTCCCCACCAGAGGAAGATCTGAGTAACACATGAAGATTCATGTGACAAAGCAAATATCCaagaatattaatttgaaaatttgccATTATCATCGATACTTAGACTCAAACTTGTAGACTCACCTCTCCGAAATAGTTGGGGTGGCGAGAATACTTCCAAACTCCAACATCGCACCATTTGCCCCTATTCTCTGGAGAATTTTTGAATGTTAACTTTTGTTGGTCGGCAGTCGCTTCAATGGAAATTCCTATAGACCAGATGATCCACCCAATAATATCCGCAGCTTCAACGGAAGGATTCCGACTGCTCGCATTAACAACTGTCACAGGTAAACTCACAGTCCACACCCATACAGCCTGCAGAGTAGGGAGATCAGTTCACAAAGCTCGCGAGGACTGGTGAAACTAACCAAACAATGAAACAAAGCATTGTTACAGAAACCTGAAATATCCAAAATACGGCCAACTTTGCCAAATTTTCACGCATTTCATCAAAGCGCCGATCCTCCCCCCACTGCAGTATCCTGGACAAAGTTAAGAGCACGGGTGAATTCAAATCAAAGGCGAGTTTCAATCTTCATAACGTTGAATATAAGCTATGCGTAAATCTTTTGACTTTGTATATATTCATACACATTTTAGCATCTTAGAGTCACCAAAAAAAGGTAGTATGAAGTATACAAACCTCATTAATAGAAAAATCCCCAAACGAAGGCCCCACATAACTACAAGAAGGGACAATATCACCTGAAAAGTAAGATAAGAAACTCAATTTcaaagaaagaagatgaagaaaaaatatcaagtttagttcaaatttatcaaagaATTCAAGACGTGTTTCTCCCCCATCCCGAGAAGTTCAACTTAATCTGCAGCATGTTATTTGTATCTCAACTATATACCATTGTCTTACTCTTTATTATCTCATGACACTAATGCCGATATATACAGCATATACTTATCTTATTCCCTTACGCCCAGAAATATCAGTATGTCCTTCTCATACTTATCATATGCTAAATTTAATCTTGTAGCCATACAAAGGTGTATCCACATCATACGAATGAAAAAACTTTAAAACGGAAGCATTTACCTGCCGGAAGTACCATGATCCTTTCACAACCAAGGTAAGGATAGCAagtatcacaaaatttgtGCTACCTATACAATGCAAGTAGATGATCAGTAATGGTGAACAAGACCACAAGTCATAAGAAATCACTATAAacagtagaagaaaatttcatTCTCTGAATCCATAACATTGATCCTGTTTGTTTACATAGTTATCAAGATTCAGATTTGAAGTAACAAGTTGGACTTTGGCATTTGTGTTCAATATCAAATTAAGTTGTAAACATCTCATCCTAGCCACAAAAAACACAGTTTCCTTATCTGGTCTCGAGACAGATGATGCTGTAACATGAAAACAAACTGATATCTAACGCAGCTTTGCACTTCAGTTTCACTATACTATACTATCTCCCATTTTGTAGGAGATATTACTACAACTTATTACAAAATAAGCTTCACACATTGTTCTGATTTTTGCATGGTCACGAAAACAAAATGTACACGAAAAGTAGAGCTTGCAGCCTACCAAGAAACCAGTAATTGATCTTGAAATGAATAATCAACCATCCATGCCATCTAACTTTCtattcaaaaacattttcCCATTATAAGTATTCCCTTTTTgatcaattaaataccaacaacTCAATTCTATTTCTTCCAGATTAAGGCAACAAGCAAATAGTCGAAAGACTTGAAAACAGAGGTGATAGCCTAATACACAAACTTTTACCCAATTTTGGTTTCGTGTATGAACTAAAATTTCTGCAGCCAAATACAAGAGCATTCACTTGTTATGATACTTTCGCACGGTTATCAGTTACC
The nucleotide sequence above comes from Salvia hispanica cultivar TCC Black 2014 chromosome 5, UniMelb_Shisp_WGS_1.0, whole genome shotgun sequence. Encoded proteins:
- the LOC125188470 gene encoding golgin candidate 2, with protein sequence MAHWISSKLKAAETLLQQIDQQAADSLKKNEKETIDDPLVVETSSKSPETKSLIKDQLKKKSPENVLSPSISPSHNRDLSAFSRSNSDVNKNVEAERSPNLNSKPNLSPGLTDSDWTELLSVPDKRPVSGAGVTSQGSNRVPVTRALKKNGKKAGNSGKGLNLSVVDGRTEKVGNNEVLKRSRKSNVGSESNTSADTNEKTSIVGDATPRTISFQSVSSGGESNERNDMLTPMFGTTKSGTLEGVNDTVDVEKLILLNDNDPSSQMTSVSLDKKSDMEVELNDSDRPETAISGTISSKIGPRGSSSKKKVLPLPSEVDSNSETDTSSSDSESEREREERRKRKQQILAEKAAAKAIEAIKERENMVARLEGEKQSLEKMFEERAIQQVQEASELQTTMMETMDAVELEKQKHNNTRMEALARLAKLESLNADLARSFANVQKSLEVEADRIAELRHQIQVKESTLEDLRREISNTHQNGDALRASKGAEFEMEMLEAEYSFVTDKVARMQTQAKTLEISIETTRREIEDPSEVEIELKRRLSQLTDHLIQKQAQVETLSSEKAMLLLRIEAVSKLLDEQGPADFPSTSSRDELDQGTWHLSNSKFRSLLKGRMQSGQHQFGSLVRQLDSLFCTGAVFLRRNSTARAWSLVYLACLHLWVVYILMSHAPVTDDSRSGAVISLENINNTGGGV
- the LOC125188471 gene encoding uncharacterized protein LOC125188471 isoform X1 — its product is MGTVIDSHFLALTAIVTVAYQLFFFVITALLKFDKVTDFAGSTNFVILAILTLVVKGSWYFRQVILSLLVVMWGLRLGIFLLMRILQWGEDRRFDEMRENLAKLAVFWIFQAVWVWTVSLPVTVVNASSRNPSVEAADIIGWIIWSIGISIEATADQQKLTFKNSPENRGKWCDVGVWKYSRHPNYFGEIFLWWGIFVAATPVLKNAEWLVILGPIFLTLLLLFVSGIPLLEESADKKYGNVSAYRHYKRTTSPLILLPPALYGSIPQWFKTTFLFEFPLYSRGLPQETWSRSQPESYVQKIS
- the LOC125188471 gene encoding uncharacterized protein LOC125188471 isoform X2 — translated: MGTVIDSHFLALTAIVTVAYQLFFFVITALLKFDKVTDFAGSTNFVILAILTLVVKGSWYFRQVILSLLVVMWGLRLGIFLLMRILQWGEDRRFDEMRENLAKLAVFWIFQAVWVWTVSLPVTVVNASSRNPSVEAADIIGWIIWSIGISIEATADQQKLTFKNSPENRGKWCDVGVWKYSRHPNYFGEIFLWWGIFVAATPVLKNAEWLVILGPIFLTLLLLFVSGIPLLEESADKKYGNVSAYRHYKRTTSPLILLPPALYGSIPQWFKTTFLFEFPLYSRGLPQET